The following DNA comes from Triplophysa dalaica isolate WHDGS20190420 chromosome 5, ASM1584641v1, whole genome shotgun sequence.
CTTTAAGGGTGCAAAATTACACTTTGGTTAGTTTAcgtgaaaattacatttctgtcatcattctgtAAACCTCTGACtctaaatatatcttttcataaaacaaaaaaataactatttatgtCAATTTATGGAgctttaatttcacatttaggAGCTCATTTAATGTGAGTTTTCTTCAGTCAAATGTTATTCTCTgttaactgttcctttaaacacCAAACTATATGTCTTacttttcttactttttattctACGTTTCCTTCTCATTTTTAATGAGACCAATAATGTTCATCTTCAAACATGAGATGTGTGATATAGAAGTCTCTCTTAACATCTCTCTTTTGAAAGGAATCAGAAGCCACAGGGAAAATAACAGAGACATCCTTCAAGAGTGGCTGTTTGGCCCTGAACTCAATCACCTTACACACCCCCGTCTCGTTTTcttgaataaatgaaagatgGTTAGAGAAACAGTGTGCATCTGCTGATATCTGGCCTCAGATAACACAGGACGTCTAATGTTAGTATTTTAGCTGACAACTTCGACAGAAAAAGCCTATTATACCTTGACAGTCCTCTGTGTGTATTTGCTGGAAGAGTGTCCTACTACCGACCGCTTTGATGGTCTTCGGCATGATTGAAATTTCTACCCGATTAGATTTCAGAATGGGAAATGGAAAAGGAGAATCtgacaaagtaaaaaaaacacacaggtaGAATCTGATGAAAGGAAAATGGGAAACTTTGAAAAATCTCGTCCTCGCAAGCACCAAAGCTAAGAACTAACACAAAGCTATGTGTCTATCAAGTAATGATGAAGACAACCTGCTCATGCAAGAATCCtttattgtttaaacatttttctgttttgcatTATTGTGTTCTATTTAACACATGCAGATTTGTATTGACTAGtgccacacaaacatatccGTCTGTTCTTCAAACCCACTTATCTTAAAAAGGGTGGTGGAAGGGGCGGAGCTTAACTCAGTAAAATGTCATCTAGAGAAACTCCAGCGAATTTTGACAAATTAATTCAAGTATGATTAACAACCTGATGCTCTTTCTAGACGCCTTCACCCAAATAAATGACTCGCTGCAGTCCATTATAATACACAAACTCCTTCATAaccttaaattattatttactcCCCCTGACACATTCAGCTGAGCTTTTGACGTGAAAATATTCCCACTTCAGAAAATGCTGAACTTAAATAGCCTGAGGCTTTGTGCATATAAATTAGACATTAAAACtccttcttgtttttttaaggaCTTTATTCCATTATGCTCCTGTGCAcacttctctctttctcatttacacacaaaaatctCTCTCCCATGGTTCCAATACAATAAACAGTACAAAGGCTTGCATTGACCGAGATGATGTTTGGTGGAGACACACAACTTAACCCATTGTAACCGGATTACCAGATATGTGGGCTGGAGATACAGACGAGACGGAGAATTTATGATCTCTACATCTGAAGATTGCCCTCTTGTTCTCTATTAAAGAGACAAGTTACTTTCTATGTAATGGTCTTTTTTGTTCAGTGCTGCCCACAGTCTCCCTCTCCAACCCTTTATGTGAAAATAATGAACGCCTGCATAGTTTATGAGCTTTTGAGAGAATGAAAGTGTTGGTGTCGGCTACAACGATCACGTTGGGTGTTAACATGTGGGCATCCTACCTAGTTAACACACCGTTTGAATGACCAGTGCACCCAAGTGCAAGCAGTCTGACTGGTTGACCTCTATCTGTGAACTTATCGAACTGACGAACGGATCTACACATAACAATCAGCCAATCAGACTGTGgtcatttgaaatgtctcaCGTGTGCGTCACATGAACGAGGcaggtgtgtgtgatgaaggagAATCAGACGGAGAAAGGTCCATCAGCATTCTAGACGCTCTTTTGAGAGGCACTTACGGTCGGCCACATCAGTGTGAAATCTATGGCTTTGCTCCATCAAACACTCAGGACACTTACCCTGCCGTGTCGGATGTGATCCAGCAGAATCCCTCTGACACTTCAGACGTTCACTGAGAAAGCCCCTCTAGGCCACTCTTTAAATTTGGATTGCTTTGGGGGGTCCTACTCTCCCATCATATTAAGGACCTTTCATCTGTAGACAACAGCGTTCTTTGGTCAAAAGCAATTTAAAATGTACGCATTGAGTGATAAATTCGGCTATACATCTtgcaattcattttaatttaataattattgtaaaaatgtgtgCTGACGCTTTGGCAttggaaaaaatacagaatttacaaatgcatatgcGCCTTCTGTGAATTATGGGTAATGGCTCGGGCTGAGTGTTCCTGGAGCTTTTCTAACATTAACGACATCGTAACTACCGGATCAGCTCACCTTTTTATATCCTGTGAAAAGATGGTGATGATAACAACCTTTAAAAGAGCAAACATGAAACGCAAACGTTGTTATAACCCGATTGATTTCTTGTGCGAGTCTTACGGTCTATCTCTCGAACCCAAAAATATGGGATGTTTAATTAAAATCCTTATCACCACAAGCTTATATTACACAGTCATGTTTAAAGTGTCTGATTAATGTCAGGAGCTGAGAGCTTTTCTCTGTGAGTGTAACAGAGCCTGTGTTCATACCACCACACATGAACTTGTGGTACGCATACTGTGCACAGTATGTGACGTTCTGTATACATGAAATACTGGAATGACCTACTGCATTTGTCCAAACATCCCTTAAATAACTAGACCACTGAGTGGAATGCAATCCCTTACGAAAAttgaccatggttttactatagttaaaatTAAAAACCATGGTCACTGaagtaaaacaatggttataacaaaataaccatggttttgaaaatcatgttttttgtagaAAACATAGTAAACGATggtaactgtagtaaaatcatGGTTTAGCTCCAAGTAATCAATGCACCAGAAaccatggttactacacttgtactgcaaaaaaacatggttaattttgGTAAGGGATATCCTATAATGCAAATTCATTTCTAGAAACCTGGGCATGGGTTCAATATAAAGTAAGTGACTTCATTTCAGTTCATTTTCCCTAAATAACTTGTTGACCAGATTAAGACAACATTATCATATTGTGTAAGTATTATTTAGATGCTACACATTGCACAAACTGTTGACTGTTTTGAACAacaacttttttgaaaatgtacatttttgaatATTGGCCAAAACACTTCTTAAGTTGTACATATTGTATGAAACCGTTCTTATAATATTCTACAAACACAGTATAGTAACCAAACCAATTTTTTGAGCTTCCTTTAGAATGACTGTTGTCAATagatattcaaatatttatttaaagaggaAGCATTTGTTCTTAAGGATATTTGGCATTTTTTATTCCTTCAAAcactaatataaatattatagacATTGCAAAGATTTGATAAAGCAATTTATAAATTAACCGAATATGTAACGTACATCTGCGTGCGCGCAAAAACCTTTAGATTTTTGTGTCATGCATGGGCGTATACACGAGCAGAGAAAATCAGGGGCGGCCCTTAAGTTCCAACCCCTGTAACTGGGGCTGGATTTTAGGAATGCAACACATGTCGGGCAACCTTCAAGTTGTGGTCTTCGCTCATCTACTCAGCAGCTTCGTTGTGCAGTGTACCCGAGTATAATCTGTCTTTCGGATTCTTCAGTTAGCCAACGGTGTTCTCCACTGTCAAAGACGCCGAAAACTGCAGGGATCCCCCTTGTGTTGTCAATACGCATGAGTGTATACGTGCGAGATGAAGCCCAGGGAAGCGCGCGCCTCTCCACATACCTGATGCTCTGGAACGGAGAGAACGCGCGCAATTTTACGCACGAGAACCAGACCATGTTTCCAGACCCGACCATGTCGAACCAAAGCAACGACATCGACCCGTTCGGTCGGAACGAAGAGGTGGCCAAAATAGAGATCACGGTGTTGAGCGTCACCTTCCTCGTAGCCGTGATCGGGAACCTGAGCGTGCTGCTGGCGATGCGCAACACCAAGAAGAAGAGCTCGCGCATGCACCTGTTTATCAAGCACCTGAGCCTCGCGGATCTGGTGGTGGCTTTCTTTCAGGTCCTCCCGCAGCTGTGCTGGGAGATCACCTTTCGATTCTACGGACCTGACTTCCTATGTCGGATCGTGAAGCATCTCCAAGTCCTAGGGATGTTCGCGTCCACCTatatgatggtgatgatgactCTGGATCGATACATCGCCATCTGTCACCCGCTGAAGACCCTTCAGCAGCCCACCAAGCGCGCACACATCATGATCGGGTCCACTTGGCTGTGCAGCCTGTTGCTCAGCACGCCTCAATACTTCATCTTCTCCCTGAGCGAGATTCAGAACGGCTCGGATGTTTACGACTGCTGGGGACACTTCATCGAGCCATGGGGCATACGTGCCTACATCTCATGGATCACCGTGGGCATCTTCCTCATCCCTGTCATCGTTCTCATGATCTGCTACGGGTTCATATGCCAAACTATTTGGAAGAACATAAAGTGCAAGACTAAAAGAGGAACGCCGCACAACACGAAAAAGGGGATGATCGGAAAAGCGTCTGTCAGTAGTGTCACTATCATCTCAAGAGCTAAATTGAGAACGGTCAAGATGACGTTCGTGATTGTGTTGGCGTATATCGTTTGCTGGGCGCCCTTCTTCATCGTGCAGATGTGGTCAGTCTGGGATGTAAACTTTTCATGGGACGGTAAGTTGCCCCATGCATCCGAAGATCTTGTgcttttcttaaatgtaaatcaaatgtattaaaatgacTACGCGCAGTACAAAATACTACAAATATTAATCTGTGCCTTTAAATTCGGACAAGTATCTCTATGAATTATATGAATACAAGTCAGAATTCTGAAAATTAATATTGTCACTGACCTGTTACCTTTAAATCTTTATGAAACCACCACACAGCACCTCCTTTAAACAACTAAACATCTGTGCGTAAATAGCGCGCACAAAATGCTGTTTCAAAAAAATGTAGGCTATTAAGACACATGAATCTTCTAAAGACATAGTCGCCTACTCGAATCGATTCAAACAGCAGATATTGTGAAATGATGATAAAATGAGGAATTTGGCGCAAGTACAGGTAATGTCGCCAGACGCGCTATAACACATTAATGGGAATTACGCATAAGAGATGCGCGCATGATAAAACTACATATGGTCgtattatttaaacatgcaaTTATGTCCATTGCCTTTCTGACCCAGCTCTATGGAACATTCATCTGATACTTAATTGTCAAACATATCTGATAATCACAATTTTGAAATCATGATTTTGACATACAGTACACACGCGAACTCTCTATACTCAGGCACACTGTGCAGATAGTTTATGTAACCTCTAAACCTGTAACCTTTCTTATTTCTTTAAGATTCTGAAAACGCTGCTGTGACCCTCTCAGCTTTGTTGGCGAGTCTTAACAGCTGCTGTAACCCTTGGATCTACATGCTCTTTAGCGGCCACCTCCTCCACGACTTTTTAAGATGTTTCCCCTGCTGTAACAGACCCCGGAACTCGCTCCGAAAAGAGGATTCAGACAGCAGcataagaaaaaacacatttctgacCAAGTTAGCAACGGCCCGGACGGCAAAGGATGGCTTTGATTCTTTCAGGGAGCCGTGCAACTCCCGAAACTCCAGTCAGTCTACAGGGCCGGACTATTCTTGCAAATCAAGTCAATGTGTTTCCGTTGATTGCTCATGTAAACCAAATCAATGCATGTTTATGGATTCCTTGGAGCCACATGTGGTGGGACCAGATAAAGAGACATTCAATTAAACTTCATACATGTAGTAATGTGTTTTGAATGGCCATGTGCACTGCTCAGCGACATTATGTGGTCTGATAAGATTCCTCTTCTTACTTCACGTTTACATCACTGGGGGAAGAGCCTGTCTCATAATGATTGACAGCTCCATTAAGAGAGAGTACATGGGATTGGATTATTGACTGCCATCAATGGATGACCATGAATTTATGCTTTAACTTCATAAGTAAAACttgttaaataatataaatgatactTTTACTTTACAGCACATTATTGATGTGATGCACTTTTTTCTTACAGCTAAAGTCTGTGACTTTGATTTCGCTTATTGCTGTGCTTTCTATGTGTCCTATATTGGTGGGAAATTAtgcttccttccttccttaggcaaaaatgttttatctgtttACATCAATGACATAAAGCTCTTGATTGTGCGGGATATAAAgagtgtattgtgtgtgtgtgtgtgtgtgtgtgtgtgtctgcatttactgtaaacatCGTTTGGGGCCATAACATTCTCAGAAGTAAACTAAATGTGACCAAACCTCTCTTTGGGCACACTAAGAACATCTACAATTggtaaatcaataaaaaaaaagtgaatttctTGTAGAGTTAGGCTATAATATTAAGTACAATTGCTTTTAATTATGTGAAGAAATGTCCCTATTTACAGCTATAGTATCTAAATGTGTGTCTCTGCATGACCAAACAAAATCAATAGCACTCTGAAGAATGATGTGATGTGTGGTTCTCtcttatgtaaatatatataatataattgacATGTATAAAAGCTCACTGACGTAACTGGCTTtacttttgttgtgttgaaaaGAATGTAAAGAGAATAAACATGTGAATATagatgatatacagtatatacacatcaccaaacaaataaaacatggcTGTAAAAAGTACCTGTCTATGcttgtgtgtttgacttcacaGACATGCACATTTAGATCACCATTGAAAACCAAACCTACATGCACAATAAGATTAAACCTGCATGCACAATATGATGTCTAATTGTGAAATGCGCACATGATCATCAGGACTTAAATCCTAAAATGATCTATCCAATCCAATGCATGtattattgaaaatataaacactgaATTAATTGACAAATCTTTT
Coding sequences within:
- the avpr1ab gene encoding arginine vasopressin receptor 1Ab: MSVYVRDEAQGSARLSTYLMLWNGENARNFTHENQTMFPDPTMSNQSNDIDPFGRNEEVAKIEITVLSVTFLVAVIGNLSVLLAMRNTKKKSSRMHLFIKHLSLADLVVAFFQVLPQLCWEITFRFYGPDFLCRIVKHLQVLGMFASTYMMVMMTLDRYIAICHPLKTLQQPTKRAHIMIGSTWLCSLLLSTPQYFIFSLSEIQNGSDVYDCWGHFIEPWGIRAYISWITVGIFLIPVIVLMICYGFICQTIWKNIKCKTKRGTPHNTKKGMIGKASVSSVTIISRAKLRTVKMTFVIVLAYIVCWAPFFIVQMWSVWDVNFSWDDSENAAVTLSALLASLNSCCNPWIYMLFSGHLLHDFLRCFPCCNRPRNSLRKEDSDSSIRKNTFLTKLATARTAKDGFDSFREPCNSRNSSQSTGPDYSCKSSQCVSVDCSCKPNQCMFMDSLEPHVVGPDKETFN